From a single Candidatus Cetobacterium colombiensis genomic region:
- a CDS encoding aldehyde dehydrogenase family protein: protein MTNMDKIEKLKKSFEKNKSLITDALYKDLGKSFDESRLTEYYPVISEFDNFIKHLDKWSEPEKIKNFFYLLGCKTMMQPEPYGKVLIMSPWNYPFNLTFLPLIGAVAAGNEVVIKPSEHSINSSEIIKKIIDESGLEDVKVVLGGVEETKNLLNKKFDYIFFTGSPKIGKEVYLKAAENLTPVTLELGGKSPVIIEDKHCLEESVEKIIWGKFFNRGQTCIAPDYVCLPMGTAHDFVELARSYIRTNGDVGGKIINEDHFKRLEKLLENQNIIYQNGKINSEAREKGIFPFTIVLNPKEGDPILEEEIFGPILPLIEYESLEKVYWDLRSKPSPLALYIFRNEKGNMTTNGIKAGGVCINGTMLQILDKKIPFGGVGNSGIGRYHGKYTFDTFTHYKPIFEGSGIKISTIHKITNLVLNKIKK, encoded by the coding sequence ATGACTAATATGGATAAGATTGAAAAATTAAAGAAATCTTTTGAAAAAAACAAAAGCTTAATAACAGATGCCTTGTATAAAGATTTAGGAAAAAGTTTTGATGAAAGTCGATTGACAGAATATTACCCAGTTATTTCTGAGTTTGATAATTTCATCAAACACTTAGATAAATGGAGTGAACCAGAGAAAATTAAAAATTTTTTCTATTTATTAGGATGTAAAACAATGATGCAACCAGAACCTTACGGGAAAGTATTGATAATGTCCCCTTGGAATTATCCTTTTAACTTAACTTTTCTTCCGCTAATTGGAGCAGTAGCTGCAGGAAACGAAGTTGTTATAAAACCTTCAGAACATTCAATAAATTCAAGTGAGATTATTAAAAAAATTATTGATGAAAGTGGATTAGAAGATGTTAAAGTTGTTTTAGGTGGTGTTGAAGAAACAAAAAATCTTTTGAATAAGAAGTTTGATTATATATTTTTTACAGGAAGTCCTAAAATAGGGAAAGAAGTTTATTTAAAGGCTGCAGAAAACTTAACCCCTGTAACTTTAGAATTAGGTGGAAAATCTCCAGTTATTATAGAAGATAAGCATTGTTTAGAAGAATCAGTGGAAAAGATAATTTGGGGTAAATTTTTTAATAGAGGACAAACTTGTATAGCTCCAGATTATGTTTGTTTGCCAATGGGAACAGCACACGATTTTGTAGAGTTGGCTAGATCATACATAAGAACAAACGGAGATGTTGGTGGAAAAATTATAAATGAAGATCATTTTAAAAGATTAGAAAAACTTCTTGAAAATCAAAATATAATATATCAAAATGGAAAGATAAACAGTGAAGCACGAGAAAAAGGAATATTTCCTTTTACAATAGTTTTGAATCCTAAAGAGGGAGATCCCATATTAGAAGAAGAAATATTTGGACCGATACTTCCTTTGATAGAATACGAAAGTTTAGAAAAAGTATATTGGGATTTGAGATCTAAGCCTTCTCCTTTAGCTCTTTATATATTTAGAAATGAAAAAGGAAATATGACAACAAATGGAATTAAAGCAGGAGGAGTTTGTATCAATGGAACAATGTTACAAATTTTAGATAAAAAAATTCCATTTGGTGGAGTTGGAAATAGTGGAATAGGGAGATATCATGGGAAATATACTTTTGATACTTTTACTCACTATAAACCTATTTTTGAAGGTAGTGGAATAAAAATATCAACTATACATAAAATTACAAATTTAGTTTTAAATAAAATAAAAAAATAG
- a CDS encoding M3 family oligoendopeptidase, whose product MNFNDFEYQRPDYDLVKSKLLNLMDALKNSTETNEQIKLINEINDVRNNISSMSSIANIRHTINTEDKFYDTENEYWDEVSPLYQELDSLFYEVMVNHNNKDNLIKEFGTQFFKLMENSLKVFSSEIIEDLQEENKEVSKYVKLLASAKILFDGKERNLSGMTPYLVSKDRVIRKAAQEAKSTFFINNEKQFDEIFDKLVKIRVKIAKKLGFNNFIELGYLRMNRIDYNDKMVDNFRKQVIESVVPLASTLYEKQKNRLGLDTLKYYDEKFEFNNGNATPKGDANWIIEQGKKMYHELSPETGEFIDFMIENNLMDLITKKGKAGGGYCTFIPDYKSPFIFSNFNGTSGDIDVLTHEAGHAFQVYRSSWIKIPELLWATYESSEIHSMSMEFFTWKWMEDFFKEDAQKYRFSHLSGAIKFIPYGVLVDHFQHKIYENPDLTPNERKKVWRELEKQYKPHSDYSENPFLERGGWWFQQAHIFEIPFYYIDYTLAQICALQFWKKMSENFEDAWKDYLTLCHEGGTKSFLNLLNVARLKSPFEDGCVEEIMDVVEKNLNKFSI is encoded by the coding sequence ATGAACTTTAACGACTTTGAATACCAAAGACCAGATTATGACCTAGTAAAATCTAAATTACTAAATCTTATGGATGCTTTAAAAAATTCAACTGAAACTAATGAACAAATAAAATTAATTAATGAAATAAATGATGTTAGAAACAATATATCATCTATGTCTAGTATTGCTAATATTAGACATACTATAAACACTGAAGATAAATTTTATGATACTGAAAATGAATATTGGGATGAAGTTTCTCCACTTTATCAAGAATTAGACTCATTATTTTATGAAGTGATGGTTAACCATAATAATAAAGACAATTTAATAAAAGAGTTTGGAACGCAGTTTTTCAAACTTATGGAAAATAGTTTAAAAGTATTTTCTAGTGAAATAATCGAAGATCTTCAAGAAGAAAATAAAGAGGTATCTAAATATGTTAAATTATTGGCTTCTGCCAAAATCTTATTTGATGGAAAAGAAAGAAATTTATCTGGAATGACTCCTTATTTAGTTTCTAAAGATAGAGTTATTAGAAAAGCAGCTCAAGAAGCTAAATCTACTTTTTTTATAAATAATGAAAAACAATTTGATGAAATCTTTGATAAATTAGTTAAAATAAGAGTTAAAATTGCTAAAAAATTAGGCTTTAATAATTTTATTGAATTAGGTTATTTAAGGATGAATAGAATTGATTATAATGATAAGATGGTAGATAATTTCAGAAAACAAGTTATTGAAAGTGTCGTTCCTTTAGCTTCTACTTTATATGAAAAACAAAAAAATAGATTGGGCTTAGATACTCTTAAATATTATGATGAAAAGTTTGAGTTTAATAATGGAAATGCCACGCCAAAAGGTGATGCTAACTGGATTATTGAACAAGGAAAAAAAATGTACCACGAACTTTCTCCAGAAACTGGAGAATTTATAGACTTTATGATTGAAAACAATCTTATGGATTTAATCACTAAAAAAGGAAAAGCAGGTGGAGGATATTGTACGTTTATTCCTGATTACAAATCACCTTTTATTTTTTCTAATTTCAATGGAACAAGTGGGGACATCGATGTATTAACTCATGAAGCTGGACATGCTTTCCAAGTTTATAGATCTAGTTGGATTAAAATTCCAGAATTACTTTGGGCTACGTATGAAAGTTCTGAAATTCATTCTATGAGTATGGAGTTTTTTACTTGGAAGTGGATGGAAGATTTTTTCAAAGAAGATGCACAAAAATATAGATTTTCACATTTATCTGGAGCTATCAAATTTATTCCATATGGTGTTCTTGTTGATCACTTTCAACATAAAATTTATGAAAATCCAGATTTAACTCCTAATGAAAGAAAAAAAGTTTGGAGAGAATTAGAAAAACAATATAAACCTCATTCTGATTATTCTGAAAATCCATTTTTAGAAAGAGGAGGTTGGTGGTTCCAACAAGCTCATATATTTGAAATTCCTTTTTATTATATTGATTATACATTAGCACAAATATGTGCTTTACAGTTTTGGAAAAAAATGAGTGAAAATTTTGAAGATGCTTGGAAGGATTATTTAACTTTATGCCACGAAGGTGGAACTAAATCGTTCTTAAATCTTTTGAATGTAGCAAGATTAAAATCTCCATTTGAAGACGGGTGTGTAGAAGAAATAATGGATGTTGTTG
- a CDS encoding C-GCAxxG-C-C family (seleno)protein: MNKEISIKKIKLDAEESYRVGDFFCSEAIVNSIRNNIAPEMPEALIAAASGFPVGIGKSKCVCGAVSGGVMAISYFFGRTKGGDPKVNKNLELTYELQEEFKKNHKVLCCKVLTHGMDMGAKEHKNQCISFTGEVAEVAATIIARELGLKIID; encoded by the coding sequence ATGAATAAAGAGATAAGTATAAAAAAAATTAAGTTGGATGCTGAGGAATCTTATAGAGTTGGAGATTTTTTTTGCTCAGAAGCTATAGTAAATTCTATTAGAAATAATATCGCTCCTGAAATGCCTGAAGCTTTAATAGCTGCTGCATCTGGATTTCCTGTTGGAATTGGAAAATCAAAATGTGTTTGTGGAGCAGTTAGTGGAGGAGTTATGGCTATTAGCTATTTTTTTGGTAGAACTAAAGGTGGAGATCCTAAAGTAAATAAAAATTTAGAATTAACTTATGAGTTACAAGAAGAATTTAAAAAGAATCATAAAGTTTTATGTTGTAAAGTATTAACTCACGGGATGGATATGGGAGCTAAAGAACATAAAAATCAATGTATTTCTTTTACAGGGGAAGTAGCTGAAGTTGCAGCAACTATAATTGCTAGAGAGTTAGGGTTAAAAATTATAGACTAA
- a CDS encoding 3',5'-cyclic-nucleotide phosphodiesterase yields MKKLLSTIFLVSSLVSYAQEFQIITLGSNGGVIDGDISGYLVRNKNEENFIALDAGTILPGIKAGLEKNNFKGITIPKDTEWSDTGYIFREKIKGYLISHGHLDHISGLVISSTEDTKKDIYGLKSTIETLKNNVFNWKLWPNFTNEGEGFKLNQYTYQELNPSESKNINNTTLKVSAFPLSHSNYESTMFLIENNGEYLAYYGDVGPDIIENSNGLEESFKIIGPLIKEKKIKAIMIESSFDNSKEDKGLFGHLSPKWINKEFEVLEKYSGKGSLKNLNVVITHIKPSLKKNDNMREKIKKELLEDNKYGVKYYFPVQGESLEF; encoded by the coding sequence GTGAAAAAATTATTATCTACAATTTTTTTAGTTTCATCATTAGTTAGTTATGCACAAGAATTTCAAATTATTACTTTAGGAAGTAACGGAGGAGTAATTGATGGAGATATTTCAGGATATCTTGTTAGAAATAAAAACGAAGAGAATTTCATAGCTTTAGATGCAGGAACAATACTCCCTGGAATAAAAGCTGGATTGGAAAAAAATAATTTCAAAGGAATTACTATACCAAAAGATACTGAATGGAGTGATACTGGATATATTTTTAGAGAAAAAATTAAAGGATATCTAATATCTCATGGACACCTAGATCATATTTCAGGATTAGTGATCTCATCAACTGAAGATACTAAAAAAGATATTTATGGACTAAAAAGTACTATCGAAACTTTAAAAAATAATGTTTTCAATTGGAAATTATGGCCTAATTTTACAAATGAAGGTGAAGGATTTAAATTAAATCAATATACATATCAAGAATTAAATCCAAGTGAAAGTAAAAATATAAATAATACAACTTTAAAAGTTTCTGCTTTTCCATTAAGCCATAGTAACTATGAATCTACAATGTTTTTAATTGAAAATAATGGAGAATATTTAGCATATTATGGAGATGTCGGTCCTGACATCATTGAAAACAGCAATGGATTAGAAGAAAGCTTTAAAATTATAGGTCCTCTAATAAAAGAAAAGAAAATTAAAGCTATTATGATTGAATCCTCTTTTGATAATTCTAAAGAAGACAAAGGATTGTTTGGGCACCTTTCACCAAAATGGATAAACAAAGAATTTGAAGTTTTAGAAAAATATTCTGGTAAAGGGTCACTTAAAAATTTAAATGTTGTTATTACTCATATAAAACCAAGTTTGAAAAAAAATGATAACATGAGAGAAAAAATAAAAAAAGAATTATTAGAAGATAATAAATATGGTGTAAAATATTATTTTCCTGTTCAAGGAGAATCATTAGAGTTTTAA